CTAGCTTTCTGGATGACCTTTAAGTGTGCCTTATTGGATTTACCCTTTGGTGGTGCAAAAGGAGGCATTATCGTTAATCCCAAAGAATTATCCAAGGCAGAGTTAGAAAGATTAAGTCGCGGTTATATAGATGCGATCGCCGATGCTGTCGGTATAGATATTGATATTCTTGCTCCTGATGTATATACCAACGCCACCATCATGGGTTGGATGATGGATCAATACAGCACGATTCGACGGCAGCTATGTCGGGGAGTAGTTACAGGCAAACCATTAGCTCTGGGAGGAAGCCAAGGCAGAGATACCGCTACAGCAATGGGCGCATTTACCGTAATTCAAACTATGCTGCCCAAATTTAAGCTTATTCCCTCAGAAACTACCGTTGCGGTTCAGGGTTTTGGTAATGCAGGTGCAACTATAGCAGATTTGCTCGCTGAGGCGGGGTACAAAGTAGTGGCTGTTAGTGATTCCCAAGGCGGCATTTATGCACCTCAAGGTTTGGATATTACTAGCGTTAAAAAACACAAAAATCAGAGTCGCGAAATGAAGGCAGTATATTGTCATGATAGTGTATGCAGCATTGTCGAACATCAGGTTATATCGAATCAAGAGTTATTGGCTTTAGATGTAGATGTCTTAATTCCTGCTGCTTTAGAAAATCAAATTACCGCTAGTAATGCAGCAGATATTAAAGCTAAATATATCTTTGAGGTGGCTAATGGCCCAATTAACTCTGATGCTGATAAAATTCTTGCAGCCAAAGGCATTTACGTTTTTCCTGATATTTTAGTTAATGCGGGGGGAGTTACCGTAAGTTATTTCGAGTGGGTACAAAATCGTAGTGGTTGGTACTGGACATTAGCAGAAGTAAATCAACGCCTTCAAGACAAAATGCTCATAGAAGCCGAGAAAACCTGGAGTATTAGCCAAGATTTAACCATTGATATTCGTACCGCAGCTTATGTTCATGCACTAAACCGCTTGGGAACAGCTTTAGATGCTAAAGGAACCAAAAGTTATTTTACTTCTGGTGTGTAATTAAAGGTGTTGGTGATTTAGCAAATAAGGCACAAAGTACGTTTATTCATAGCTATTAAACGCTAGTTCAATGAAATAATTTTCCGAATCAATTTTAAAGCGGAGTAGAGATAAAGAGCGATCGCATCCTATACAGATTCAGACGAGAGAATTATGAGATATCGTAATTTATCGCTTATCTCAAAAATTCCACGAAACATTAACAACTGGGAATTGACAATAATCGAGCTAAATCAACTATCCTGAACGTTTATTGGCTACGAGGGAAAACCGTCCTTTCTTCCAGTAAACACAACTGCTACCAGCAAAGCCATTAAGTAGGAATGAAAGGCGATCTCGCTTATGAACTTGTCAAACCACAATACAATGCGATCTTAACTATTATCGTTCGATCCAATCTCTACTATTAAAAGGGTATAATCTCCCAAGGACGAGAGATTAAAGCAGTTTTTACTGTATTAATATTAGAGTCTATGACCGTAAAACTAGATGTTACATCGTCATTATTAATATCTACTAAAAGATTAAATGATGAACTAAAAGGACTATTTTTAGGTTGTATATTTAATAGTTCGTGTCTTTCTTGTTTGTCTATAATTTGAATATCACATTCTCGAACAATACGCTTCCAACCTATTTCTTTTATTAACAATTGTTTTAAGTGATCGGTTGATTCCCTTGAAATCCATTCAATACTCCATTGGCTAGGATCTATTTTTCCATATCTCTGAGGAATTATTTCGCCATGATGAGCGTAAAAATGATAGCCATCAAGAAATTCTATTGCGGGAGAACCAATATTATGAATGCGTTTTCGCTCGTCTAAAAAGATTTTGTTTGGGCGATCGCAAACAATGCACAAGTTTTCAAAACAAAAAAGCCAGCCACAATTATCGACTAAATCCTCAAGTAAAGAAATTCTTTCTATGAATTGAGGTTCAAGATTAGTATTAAGCTCTTGAAGATAAAACTTAAACAAAGTCAATTCAAAAGATAAATCTTCAGGATTGAGAAATATTTCATGATTTAATATTTTAGTCTCATTTTTTTCATTCAATAACTTTTTTATACTATTAAAAATACTATTCTTCTCTATTTTTGAATATTTATTTATTTCTCTTTTATAAATTTTCAGATTGAATTGTTTTTCAAGCTCACCAAATATTTTTTCTGGCTTTGTTCTTATATGATTAAGCACTCTACCTATAAGACAACTAACTATATAGTTGTTCATTAACTTGTGTATAAATCCTTTTTTATATAAGTTGATAATTATTTGGTAAGCTGCAAGAGGACTAGAGCAAATATGTGTATATGGTATTTTTTGGTCAGTAAAGTAATTATTTTTTAGAACTAAAGAATATGCAGCTTTTATTACTTGAAATGCTTTTCTTCTATTTATTCTAGCTGAAGAATAAGCAGCAATTTCATATTTATTTTTATATTCTGGTATTTTAGCAAATATTTTCTCTTTCTCTATTTCTATTTTTCTATCTAATTCTTGCTCTTTGATATTTGTTTCTTTAACTAAAATATCTTTAATGTAAGGTGCTGGAGAGATAGCTAACCATTTAAATTGCCAATCTTTAGGTTCTAATTGTCCGTATTTTTCAGAAAGCTTTTTACCATGATGGTAGTATAGATTATAGTTTTCAAAAATTACTGCTGGCTTGCCTATATTATGTAATCTTTGTTCTAAATCTAAATTAATTTCAGGTCTGATAACTAATTTAGCTGTATCTTTAAATTGCCATTGCCAAGAATTTTGAGCTAATATCAGCCATTCTTTTATATTAGGTATTGGTAAGTCTATAAAATCCAAATAATCGTAATAAGCAAATATACCAAATAAATAATTTGATAGATAGTAATCGTAAAAATGAAAAAACCCAGATTCACCATCTCCCACACATCTAAGATCTGAATCGTCAAGACTTGCCTCAAAATTATATTCTACTTCATCCATTACTCTCAATATTATCGATGACCAGAGTGAATTATGAACTGCTTCATTAACTGGCTTAGTAATCAAATTATATAAATTAATCTGTAGATTTTTATCCAAAAATTTATCAATAGTTTCTTTGATTGCATAAATTATCTTAAAATTATAATAGTTGGCATTTATAGGACTATCTTGTTCGGGATAGTAGGTAAAATTAAAATACATTGACTGTCTAAGTATTGTTTTAGGATCGAGCCATTCTATTTTTGCTGGTGGCTGTAATCCTAAATTAGAGTAAATGGAAATGATTGCTGAAATGATTGCTTCTTTATTTCCAGATTTGGTATCTAAACCAATTTTAATCCATTCTTTTTTAGTAATAGAAATAATTTCTTCTTGTTCTGGAGTAAGTTTGGTTATTTTGGATTTATTCATACAAGATAATCGCTGACTCAATACAACAGTAACTTATCGATCGCAATCTCAATATTGGGAAAGGCTTGAGGCGTTACTGTTCCCGATTGATATTCAACTACTTGCAAGTATTTATCTTGACGGGGTTGAGTGTGAATAATTAACTTCTTATTTTTTAGATCGATTACCCAATATTCAGAGATACTATTACGGGCATAAATAGTAACTTTCTGTTGCAGATCTTTATTAAGTGTTCGTTGAGACACCTCAATTAACCAATAAATATCTTCTACATAGGGATGACGAGTACGATAAATAGTTAAAGGCAATCTAACAATAGCAATATCTGGTTCGGGTTCGGAGTTGTCTAAAGTGATAGGATGGGATTCTTTAACATGAGCTAATTGAGATAGCTTGTTTCGCAAATAAATAACTATACTCTCATTAGTAAAACTATGCTCGACACCTTCGGGACTCATCTCAACTATATCTCCTTCCAACAACTCCACCCTTTGTCCTTCCAACACTCCAGAGTCCACTAGTTCGTGCCATCTATCTATCGACCATTTATAAGTTGTTGAAACCATATTATTAAGCTCATCACTAACTATAAGCTGATTTTAGCCAATCGCTTCCCAGACCATCGAGGGATAAAGTTAATCATTTTAATTAACCAAAAATTTCCTCATAAGTTCCTCAAATCATTTGCCTAATCTTGGTAATATCACAAATAATATAATTTATTCGAGAATAAACACCTATTACCAATTATAATCATGTCTATTCCCATTCCTCGAAGATCCAGTGGCTATAAGCTGGGTGATGCTAATGCACCTATCACTGTAGAAATGTTTTTCGATCTTGAGTGTCCTTTTTCTAAAAAAGGTTGGCAGACATTCTTGCAGGTAATTGCCGCTTATTCTGCTGAACAGGTACACTTCATATTTCAGCCAATGACATTGAGCAATCATCGCCAGAGTTGGGATGTAACCAAAGCAGCGATCGGCGTGGCAGAAAATAACACTCAGAAATTTATTGATTTTGTCAACTATGTTTTTGACCATCAAAAAGAATTTGCAGGGGATGCTTTTAAAGATAAAACCCAAACAGACTTGCATTATCTTTTAGCCGATTATGCCCTCGATGCTACAGAATGGTCAGACAAAGACAAGTTTATTGAACTATTAAACAGCAAAGAAATATATAACCAAGCAAGGACACCTGCACGATATGCAGCATTCAGAGGAGTTTGGTCTACCCCGACTTTTTTTATTAATGGTGCGCCAGCAACCGATCTATCATCTCAAACAAATTTACAGGAGTGGCAAAAGGCGATCGATTCACTCTTATGAAAGATGAAAAACATAATTGTAAGTACAATAATGTAAAGAAACATTAAGTAATTTAATCATGGCTAACTTCGATTTTCTAATTATTGGTGCAGGTACAGGGGGAATGGCAGCAGCTCAAAAAGCTGCGGAATATGGGGCAAAAGTAGCGGTAATAGAAAA
This DNA window, taken from Pleurocapsa sp. FMAR1, encodes the following:
- a CDS encoding DsbA family protein, encoding MSIPIPRRSSGYKLGDANAPITVEMFFDLECPFSKKGWQTFLQVIAAYSAEQVHFIFQPMTLSNHRQSWDVTKAAIGVAENNTQKFIDFVNYVFDHQKEFAGDAFKDKTQTDLHYLLADYALDATEWSDKDKFIELLNSKEIYNQARTPARYAAFRGVWSTPTFFINGAPATDLSSQTNLQEWQKAIDSLL
- a CDS encoding Uma2 family endonuclease gives rise to the protein MVSTTYKWSIDRWHELVDSGVLEGQRVELLEGDIVEMSPEGVEHSFTNESIVIYLRNKLSQLAHVKESHPITLDNSEPEPDIAIVRLPLTIYRTRHPYVEDIYWLIEVSQRTLNKDLQQKVTIYARNSISEYWVIDLKNKKLIIHTQPRQDKYLQVVEYQSGTVTPQAFPNIEIAIDKLLLY
- a CDS encoding DUF6745 domain-containing protein; its protein translation is MNKSKITKLTPEQEEIISITKKEWIKIGLDTKSGNKEAIISAIISIYSNLGLQPPAKIEWLDPKTILRQSMYFNFTYYPEQDSPINANYYNFKIIYAIKETIDKFLDKNLQINLYNLITKPVNEAVHNSLWSSIILRVMDEVEYNFEASLDDSDLRCVGDGESGFFHFYDYYLSNYLFGIFAYYDYLDFIDLPIPNIKEWLILAQNSWQWQFKDTAKLVIRPEINLDLEQRLHNIGKPAVIFENYNLYYHHGKKLSEKYGQLEPKDWQFKWLAISPAPYIKDILVKETNIKEQELDRKIEIEKEKIFAKIPEYKNKYEIAAYSSARINRRKAFQVIKAAYSLVLKNNYFTDQKIPYTHICSSPLAAYQIIINLYKKGFIHKLMNNYIVSCLIGRVLNHIRTKPEKIFGELEKQFNLKIYKREINKYSKIEKNSIFNSIKKLLNEKNETKILNHEIFLNPEDLSFELTLFKFYLQELNTNLEPQFIERISLLEDLVDNCGWLFCFENLCIVCDRPNKIFLDERKRIHNIGSPAIEFLDGYHFYAHHGEIIPQRYGKIDPSQWSIEWISRESTDHLKQLLIKEIGWKRIVRECDIQIIDKQERHELLNIQPKNSPFSSSFNLLVDINNDDVTSSFTVIDSNINTVKTALISRPWEIIPF
- a CDS encoding Glu/Leu/Phe/Val family dehydrogenase, whose product is MPDKSNRASLLADASKRLEEALKHVTISEDAIARLQHPKTSLSVSIPVRMDDGKLKVFSGYRVRYDDTRGAGKGGVRYHPHVTLDEVQSLAFWMTFKCALLDLPFGGAKGGIIVNPKELSKAELERLSRGYIDAIADAVGIDIDILAPDVYTNATIMGWMMDQYSTIRRQLCRGVVTGKPLALGGSQGRDTATAMGAFTVIQTMLPKFKLIPSETTVAVQGFGNAGATIADLLAEAGYKVVAVSDSQGGIYAPQGLDITSVKKHKNQSREMKAVYCHDSVCSIVEHQVISNQELLALDVDVLIPAALENQITASNAADIKAKYIFEVANGPINSDADKILAAKGIYVFPDILVNAGGVTVSYFEWVQNRSGWYWTLAEVNQRLQDKMLIEAEKTWSISQDLTIDIRTAAYVHALNRLGTALDAKGTKSYFTSGV